Proteins encoded by one window of Dyella humicola:
- a CDS encoding M48 family metallopeptidase encodes MTQHLEGDWLELATASGTTIRVLKAAHPRARRLRLTVTPKGARLSYPHGTHPAQVSAFLRHHADWLERKLDELHLIVKPLPPLRVGVPTEFPLRGETVLLDWAEGPYPRVEASEGTITLVIPRPHTRAVPVARGLLASFFEAQMRRDVSRWLAGYVPQLGLAPTALRIRAMKSLWGSLDTRDRINLDLALALAPPAALRYVLAHELCHLKVRSHSPRFWAQVEGIFPDWREQRDWLRLNGAWLKTELDRLIADVAD; translated from the coding sequence ATGACGCAGCATCTAGAAGGCGATTGGCTGGAACTGGCGACTGCGAGCGGCACGACGATCCGTGTGCTCAAGGCCGCGCATCCGCGTGCCCGTCGCTTGCGTCTTACGGTGACGCCCAAGGGCGCGCGTCTGTCGTATCCGCACGGCACGCATCCGGCCCAGGTGTCGGCATTCCTGCGCCATCACGCCGACTGGCTCGAGCGCAAGCTCGATGAGCTGCATCTCATCGTCAAGCCGTTGCCACCGTTGCGCGTCGGCGTGCCCACCGAATTTCCCTTGCGCGGTGAAACCGTGCTGCTGGATTGGGCCGAAGGTCCCTACCCTCGAGTGGAGGCGAGCGAAGGCACGATCACCCTGGTGATTCCACGTCCACACACGCGTGCCGTACCCGTGGCGCGTGGACTGCTCGCTTCCTTCTTCGAAGCGCAAATGCGTCGCGACGTGTCGCGCTGGCTCGCCGGCTACGTGCCGCAACTCGGTCTCGCGCCGACGGCCTTACGCATCCGTGCGATGAAGAGCCTGTGGGGCAGCCTGGATACACGTGATCGCATCAATCTCGATCTCGCACTGGCGCTGGCGCCACCCGCCGCACTTCGCTACGTGCTCGCCCACGAACTCTGTCACCTGAAGGTGCGCAGTCATTCGCCGCGCTTCTGGGCGCAGGTGGAAGGCATCTTTCCTGACTGGCGCGAGCAGCGCGACTGGCTGCGCCTCAACGGCGCGTGGTTGAAGACCGAGCTCGACCGCCTGATTGCAGACGTCGCCGACTGA
- a CDS encoding putative bifunctional diguanylate cyclase/phosphodiesterase, which produces MRLALFVVTTIVAVQALTAVLVSEVTHRQLVAEGKRQLTVSADAFVDQLDDISSRVAESVQILALDYALRAAIAQHDKDTVFSVLRNHGRRVGASRMLMMGLDGTIQVDTLGGSSSLQRFPFPDLIDRAFSQRTAAVVALDGKAYWMVVVPIYAPQPVALIGAGIPIDDAFLARMQHLSALPKDIELVARTQASRWDVVARSDSRVDLMGGLSSLTPQPALEKVGRHEYLVLARPLSPLQESAPVQAVIGYSLDDALRPYHSVLSTWLGLLALGLVLGLLGAWLIARGVSRPIEALAASVRRIEQGDYSAPAAVERQDELGQLATAFSTMTQSIRQREDRIRFQSLHDATTELPNRTAAEAFIQRSLQEQDKGAVLMVGLTRIPEIIKTVGHALSERLMRDAAERIRQTATAGFAARASDTAFLIWLPHAGRAEAIALSLHLLEVLNKPYQEPDVSIDTVPAVGIAMHPDHARAASELLQRAEIALFAALRVPQAVAFYDAASDPHRPERLSLMGDLRDAIERNDVVLHYQPKMSLREQVIDGAEALIRWQHPKLGFVPPDAFITLAEETGNIHRVTRWVLATAISQLQRWSAQGLNWHIAVNLSARDLHDLELPRRVAHLLTLHRVKVERLRLEITESAVIGEPVIAIQVLRELADLGLRIAVDDFGVGQSSLAYLRKLPVHELKIDKMFVQGLATHADDRMIVRSIVELAHRLGYGVTAEGVEDAAALAYLTKIGCDHAQGHFLAPALDTDSFEHFAIGFEVGATQ; this is translated from the coding sequence ATGCGATTGGCTCTGTTCGTCGTGACGACGATCGTCGCGGTGCAGGCGCTGACGGCTGTTTTGGTTTCCGAAGTCACCCACCGCCAGCTCGTCGCCGAGGGTAAGCGCCAGCTCACGGTCTCGGCGGATGCCTTCGTCGATCAGTTGGACGATATTTCTTCCCGCGTGGCCGAAAGCGTGCAGATCCTCGCGCTCGATTACGCGCTTCGCGCCGCCATCGCGCAGCATGACAAGGACACGGTGTTCTCGGTGCTGCGCAATCACGGCCGGCGCGTGGGTGCGTCGCGCATGCTCATGATGGGACTGGACGGGACTATCCAAGTGGACACGCTTGGCGGATCGTCTTCGCTACAGCGCTTTCCCTTTCCCGACCTGATCGATCGTGCGTTCAGCCAGCGCACGGCTGCCGTGGTGGCCTTGGACGGCAAGGCGTACTGGATGGTGGTGGTACCGATCTACGCACCGCAGCCGGTCGCGCTGATAGGCGCCGGCATCCCTATCGACGATGCCTTTCTGGCGCGCATGCAGCATCTATCGGCGCTGCCCAAGGACATCGAGCTGGTGGCGCGGACGCAGGCGTCCCGATGGGATGTGGTCGCCCGCAGCGATTCACGCGTCGATCTGATGGGTGGCTTGTCATCCCTGACACCCCAACCCGCCCTCGAAAAGGTCGGCCGGCACGAGTATCTGGTGCTGGCGCGGCCGCTAAGCCCACTGCAGGAGAGTGCGCCCGTCCAGGCCGTGATTGGCTATTCACTCGATGATGCGCTGCGTCCGTACCATTCGGTCCTTTCGACATGGCTCGGCTTGCTCGCGCTGGGCCTGGTGCTGGGTTTGCTCGGTGCCTGGCTGATAGCGCGTGGGGTCTCTCGGCCGATCGAAGCGCTGGCGGCCTCCGTGCGGCGTATCGAGCAGGGCGACTACAGCGCGCCAGCCGCGGTCGAACGCCAGGATGAACTGGGGCAACTGGCCACGGCGTTCTCCACCATGACCCAGTCGATTCGTCAGCGCGAAGACCGCATCCGGTTTCAGTCCCTGCACGATGCCACCACGGAACTGCCCAACCGCACCGCCGCGGAAGCCTTCATCCAGCGAAGTCTGCAGGAGCAAGACAAAGGCGCGGTGTTGATGGTGGGCCTCACCCGCATTCCCGAGATCATCAAGACCGTGGGCCATGCGCTGAGCGAACGACTCATGCGCGATGCGGCCGAGCGGATCCGGCAAACGGCCACGGCAGGCTTCGCCGCGCGCGCTTCTGATACCGCCTTTCTGATCTGGCTGCCGCATGCGGGCCGGGCCGAGGCCATCGCCCTGTCGCTGCACTTGCTCGAGGTGCTGAACAAGCCCTATCAGGAGCCGGACGTTTCGATCGATACGGTGCCGGCCGTGGGCATTGCCATGCATCCGGACCACGCCCGTGCCGCCAGCGAGTTGCTGCAACGGGCCGAGATAGCCTTGTTTGCCGCCTTGCGGGTACCGCAAGCCGTGGCCTTCTACGATGCAGCCAGCGATCCGCATCGCCCCGAACGCCTGTCGCTGATGGGTGACCTGCGCGACGCCATCGAACGCAACGACGTGGTGCTGCACTATCAACCGAAAATGAGCCTGCGCGAACAGGTCATCGATGGCGCCGAGGCGCTGATTCGTTGGCAGCATCCCAAGCTCGGCTTCGTGCCACCGGATGCCTTCATCACGCTGGCCGAGGAAACCGGCAACATCCACCGCGTGACACGCTGGGTGCTGGCGACCGCCATTTCGCAATTGCAGCGTTGGTCGGCGCAGGGATTGAACTGGCATATTGCGGTCAATCTGTCGGCGCGCGATCTGCACGATCTCGAACTGCCACGGCGCGTCGCGCATCTGCTCACCTTGCATCGGGTGAAGGTCGAGCGACTGCGACTGGAGATCACCGAGAGCGCGGTGATCGGCGAGCCGGTCATCGCGATTCAAGTCCTGCGCGAGCTGGCCGATCTAGGCTTGCGTATCGCCGTCGATGACTTTGGAGTGGGCCAGTCATCGCTTGCCTATCTCCGAAAGCTTCCGGTGCACGAATTGAAGATTGACAAGATGTTTGTGCAGGGTCTTGCCACGCATGCAGACGACCGGATGATCGTGCGCTCCATCGTGGAGCTCGCGCATCGACTCGGTTATGGGGTAACCGCCGAAGGCGTCGAGGATGCCGCGGCCTTGGCCTATCTCACCAAGATAGGTTGTGATCATGCGCAGGGTCATTTTCTTGCTCCGGCGCTCGACACTGACAGTTTTGAGCACTTCGCCATCGGATTCGAGGTCGGAGCCACGCAATGA
- a CDS encoding alpha/beta fold hydrolase — MTSPTPPKAPTSTRPLWQRLALRRLKFLAFVAMLLAVGLGGSYLFAPQWLMKAEIKRQAMSAHVETHSVQVGDTNWVYFEGGQGPTLLLLHGFAASKEAWLKQAELLTPHFHVIAPDLPGWGESSRVEGASYNIDAQAARLQAFVEALHLPHFVLIGHSMGGAIAGVYAAEHPEHVAELALLSSFGLKTNENDFSRAAMAGKNPFVYDDRAGFERATSLAFVTPPSMPGRFVDVLVKRNQTNRAFIEHTFNELREPSQYLSVQNRLDQLSLPVLGLWCHDDKIVDISALDSLRNGLKNASAISTSVLTGCNHMPILEKPEETARILTAFALSH, encoded by the coding sequence ATGACGTCACCGACTCCGCCCAAGGCCCCGACTTCAACGCGCCCCTTGTGGCAGCGCCTGGCGCTGCGCCGGCTGAAGTTCCTCGCCTTTGTCGCCATGCTGCTGGCGGTGGGGCTGGGCGGCTCCTATCTGTTCGCGCCGCAATGGCTGATGAAGGCCGAGATCAAGCGGCAGGCCATGTCAGCCCATGTCGAGACGCATTCGGTGCAGGTCGGCGATACGAACTGGGTGTACTTCGAAGGTGGTCAGGGCCCCACGCTGTTGCTGCTGCATGGCTTCGCCGCGAGCAAGGAAGCGTGGCTCAAGCAGGCCGAGCTGCTGACGCCGCATTTCCACGTGATCGCACCTGACCTGCCCGGTTGGGGCGAATCCAGCCGCGTCGAGGGCGCCAGCTACAACATCGATGCGCAGGCGGCACGCTTGCAGGCCTTCGTCGAAGCCCTGCACTTGCCGCACTTTGTACTGATCGGCCATTCCATGGGCGGTGCGATCGCCGGCGTCTACGCGGCCGAGCACCCGGAACACGTGGCCGAGCTGGCCTTGCTGAGCTCGTTTGGCCTCAAGACCAACGAGAACGACTTCTCGCGCGCGGCGATGGCCGGCAAGAATCCCTTCGTGTATGACGATCGCGCAGGCTTCGAACGCGCCACCTCGCTGGCCTTCGTCACGCCGCCCTCCATGCCAGGTCGCTTCGTCGACGTACTGGTCAAGCGCAACCAGACCAACCGCGCCTTCATCGAACACACGTTCAATGAATTGCGCGAACCCTCGCAGTACCTGTCGGTGCAGAACCGTCTCGACCAGCTGAGCCTGCCGGTGCTGGGGCTGTGGTGCCACGACGACAAGATCGTCGATATCTCCGCCCTCGACAGCCTGCGCAACGGCCTCAAGAACGCCAGCGCCATCAGCACCAGCGTACTGACCGGCTGCAATCACATGCCGATCCTGGAGAAGCCGGAAGAGACGGCGCGCATCCTGACCGCGTTTGCGCTGTCGCACTGA
- a CDS encoding M1 family metallopeptidase: MRPLHVLAVGALVLPLSAFAADPHSFAQPDQVRVTHLDLDLKIDFPQKQLDGKATLTLDWKNPKATSLALDTRDLKIASIEGIDAKGHANALKFALAPRDKELGSKLTIATPQQPAQVRIVYTTVPTASGLQWLTPEQTADKKLPFMFSQSESIHARSWVPLQDTPAVRFTYTANVTAPKDVRVVMSAINDANHPLDGNFRFNQPHPIPSYLLAIAAGDIAAKETGPRSAVYAEPSVVGKAAKEFEDTEKLIASAEKLYGPYAWDRYDLLVLPPSFPFGGMENPNMTFATPTLLVGDKSLVSVISHELAHSWSGNLVTSAAWRDIWLNEGFTTYVQGRITEAVYGKTLADEEALLSARGLQKTIGEMPVNSQRLAPEPRGIGADDSLSEVPYDKGSWFLRTLEQRFGRETFDEYLKGYFNHFAFQSITTEQMLDYLKANLFDKNPGKMSWDEVKAWVYDPGIPKNAPLPSSPRFDAIDKERAAFLAGTLAADKLDAKGWNTQEWMYFLDGMPDVAPLDKLKQLDATWHLTGTPNAEIGMRWYTHAIAAGDKDVWSAAAEHMSRIGRLYLTMPLYKAFAKTPEGLAYAEQVYAKAKSGYHPMTQQAVEAVFAKAKKGDKTEK; the protein is encoded by the coding sequence ATGCGCCCGTTACATGTCCTTGCCGTCGGCGCCCTCGTGCTGCCGCTGAGCGCCTTCGCCGCCGATCCGCATTCCTTCGCCCAGCCCGACCAGGTCCGCGTGACCCACCTGGATCTGGACTTGAAGATCGACTTCCCGCAGAAACAGCTGGACGGCAAAGCCACGCTGACCTTGGACTGGAAGAACCCCAAGGCCACCTCGCTGGCGCTGGACACGCGCGACCTGAAGATCGCCAGCATCGAAGGCATCGACGCCAAGGGTCATGCCAATGCATTGAAGTTCGCCCTGGCCCCGCGCGACAAGGAATTGGGCAGCAAGCTGACCATCGCCACGCCGCAACAGCCGGCGCAGGTGCGCATCGTCTACACCACCGTGCCCACCGCATCGGGCCTGCAATGGCTGACGCCGGAACAGACGGCGGACAAAAAGCTGCCCTTCATGTTCTCGCAGTCGGAATCCATCCACGCCCGCTCGTGGGTACCGCTGCAGGACACCCCAGCAGTTCGCTTCACTTACACCGCGAACGTGACCGCACCGAAGGATGTGCGCGTGGTGATGAGCGCGATCAACGACGCCAACCATCCGCTCGATGGCAACTTCAGATTCAACCAGCCCCACCCGATTCCCTCCTACCTGTTGGCCATCGCCGCCGGCGACATCGCCGCGAAGGAAACCGGTCCGCGCTCAGCCGTGTATGCCGAGCCCAGTGTGGTTGGCAAGGCGGCGAAGGAATTCGAAGACACCGAAAAGCTGATCGCCAGCGCCGAGAAGCTCTACGGTCCGTACGCCTGGGACCGTTATGACCTGCTGGTGCTGCCGCCGTCGTTCCCGTTCGGCGGCATGGAAAACCCGAACATGACGTTCGCCACGCCGACCTTGCTGGTGGGCGACAAGAGCCTGGTCTCGGTGATCTCGCACGAGTTGGCCCACTCGTGGTCGGGCAACCTGGTGACCAGCGCCGCCTGGCGCGACATATGGCTCAATGAAGGCTTTACCACGTACGTGCAGGGCCGCATCACCGAGGCCGTCTACGGCAAGACCCTGGCCGATGAGGAAGCCTTGCTGTCGGCACGCGGACTGCAGAAGACCATCGGCGAGATGCCGGTCAATTCGCAGCGCCTCGCTCCGGAGCCGCGCGGCATCGGCGCCGACGATTCGCTTTCCGAAGTTCCCTACGACAAGGGCTCGTGGTTCCTGCGCACGCTGGAGCAGCGCTTTGGTCGTGAAACCTTCGATGAGTACCTGAAGGGCTACTTCAACCACTTCGCGTTCCAGAGCATCACCACCGAGCAGATGCTGGACTACCTGAAGGCGAATCTGTTCGACAAGAATCCGGGCAAGATGAGCTGGGACGAAGTGAAGGCCTGGGTGTACGACCCGGGCATTCCAAAGAACGCGCCGTTGCCGTCGTCGCCGCGCTTCGATGCGATCGACAAGGAACGCGCCGCTTTCCTCGCCGGCACCCTGGCCGCCGACAAGCTCGACGCCAAGGGCTGGAATACGCAGGAGTGGATGTACTTCCTGGACGGCATGCCGGACGTGGCGCCGCTGGACAAGCTCAAGCAGCTCGATGCGACCTGGCATCTCACCGGCACGCCCAACGCCGAGATCGGCATGCGCTGGTACACCCATGCGATCGCCGCCGGCGACAAGGACGTGTGGAGCGCCGCCGCCGAGCACATGAGCCGCATCGGCCGCCTGTACCTCACCATGCCGCTGTACAAGGCCTTCGCCAAGACGCCGGAAGGCCTCGCCTATGCTGAGCAGGTCTACGCCAAAGCCAAGTCGGGTTATCACCCGATGACGCAGCAAGCGGTCGAGGCCGTGTTCGCCAAGGCGAAGAAGGGCGACAAGACCGAGAAGTAA
- a CDS encoding EF-hand domain-containing protein, translating into MHRTRLAVAMLAMLLAVAASHAQSGYGGIANTAQKAMKNFDIADKNHDGLLTREEAEKVPFIKAHFDQIDTTHRGAVSKQDVRDYIGSLQRPAPASTTH; encoded by the coding sequence ATGCATCGCACCCGTCTTGCCGTTGCCATGCTCGCCATGTTGCTTGCCGTGGCGGCCAGCCATGCCCAATCGGGCTACGGCGGTATCGCCAACACGGCACAAAAGGCCATGAAGAACTTCGACATCGCCGACAAGAACCATGACGGCCTGTTGACCCGGGAAGAGGCCGAGAAGGTGCCGTTCATCAAGGCACATTTCGACCAGATCGACACGACCCACCGCGGTGCCGTGTCCAAGCAGGACGTGCGCGACTACATCGGTTCGCTGCAGCGTCCGGCGCCGGCTAGCACCACGCATTGA
- the acpA gene encoding acid phosphatase yields the protein MAVTGAALAIGGYQGSARAGKAVADSTPTALDAALREHIQQVVVIYAENRSFNNLFANFPGVERPLAALTPEGYLQRDRDGSILKTLPPIWHGLVPHAQTVNHRNYEVKQDDLVGLPNAPWALRTGKGEPLPHGVVTRDLVHSFYNNQLQINGGKNDGFVAWGDTGAMVMGHYGDSAAHLRLWQLARQFTLCDNFFMGAFGGSFLNHQYLVAAQPPYYPNADQSPARFNIAKTESGEPTDARLQLASDSPASAMAGTPRFASRSSLTPDFWAVNTMMPPYAPSATESGSNPALADPDSPNTVPPQTHKHIGDVLSAAGVDWAWYGGAWQLALDGKGDGDQHQFPQRPNFQIHHQPLNYFKSLAPGTAARAQHLRDGGVGETAPDNRFIADIEAGRLPAVSFYKPQGDLNMHAGYSDVDAGDRHIMRIIDALQKSPAWKQVLVVITVDENGGWWDHVAPPKGDRWGPGSRIPAVIVSPFAKKGHVDHTIYDTGSIARFLTRRFGLEKLPGLTLREQAMVAAGGPPPGDLTAALEFGAA from the coding sequence ATGGCGGTGACGGGCGCTGCCTTGGCCATCGGCGGCTACCAGGGCAGCGCGCGCGCGGGCAAAGCGGTCGCCGACAGCACGCCGACCGCGCTCGATGCCGCCCTGCGCGAGCACATTCAGCAGGTCGTGGTGATCTACGCGGAAAATCGCAGCTTCAATAATCTGTTCGCGAACTTCCCCGGCGTGGAAAGACCACTCGCCGCGCTCACGCCCGAGGGCTATCTGCAGCGCGATCGTGACGGCTCGATCCTGAAGACCTTGCCGCCGATCTGGCATGGCCTGGTGCCACACGCGCAGACGGTGAATCACCGCAATTACGAAGTGAAGCAGGACGATCTCGTCGGCCTGCCCAATGCACCCTGGGCACTGCGTACCGGCAAGGGCGAGCCGTTGCCGCACGGCGTGGTCACGCGCGATCTGGTGCACAGCTTCTACAACAACCAGCTGCAGATCAACGGTGGCAAGAACGACGGCTTCGTCGCCTGGGGCGATACCGGCGCCATGGTCATGGGCCACTACGGAGACAGCGCGGCACACCTGCGTCTGTGGCAACTCGCGCGCCAGTTCACGCTGTGCGACAACTTCTTCATGGGTGCTTTCGGCGGCTCGTTCCTCAACCACCAGTACCTGGTGGCCGCGCAACCGCCGTATTACCCAAATGCCGATCAAAGCCCGGCACGTTTCAATATCGCCAAGACGGAAAGCGGCGAACCGACCGATGCACGCCTGCAGCTGGCCAGCGATTCGCCGGCCAGCGCGATGGCGGGCACGCCTCGCTTCGCCTCACGCAGCTCGTTGACGCCCGACTTCTGGGCCGTCAATACGATGATGCCGCCCTACGCGCCCAGCGCCACGGAATCGGGCAGCAACCCGGCCCTGGCCGATCCGGACAGCCCCAACACGGTGCCACCGCAGACGCACAAGCACATTGGCGATGTGCTGTCCGCGGCCGGTGTCGACTGGGCCTGGTACGGCGGCGCCTGGCAGCTGGCCCTGGATGGCAAGGGCGACGGCGACCAGCACCAGTTTCCACAGCGCCCGAACTTCCAGATTCATCATCAGCCACTGAACTATTTCAAGAGTCTCGCCCCCGGCACCGCGGCACGCGCTCAGCACCTGCGTGATGGCGGCGTGGGCGAAACCGCGCCAGACAACCGCTTCATCGCGGATATCGAAGCGGGCAGATTGCCGGCGGTGAGCTTCTACAAGCCGCAGGGCGACTTGAACATGCACGCCGGTTATTCGGACGTGGACGCGGGCGATCGCCACATCATGCGCATCATCGATGCGCTGCAGAAATCACCGGCGTGGAAGCAGGTGCTGGTGGTGATCACCGTCGATGAGAACGGCGGCTGGTGGGATCACGTGGCGCCGCCCAAGGGCGATCGCTGGGGACCCGGCTCGCGCATCCCCGCCGTCATCGTGTCGCCGTTCGCCAAGAAGGGCCATGTCGACCACACCATTTACGACACCGGCTCCATCGCACGCTTCCTGACCCGTCGCTTCGGCCTGGAAAAGCTGCCCGGCCTGACCCTGCGCGAGCAGGCGATGGTGGCTGCAGGTGGGCCGCCGCCGGGCGATCTGACCGCGGCGCTGGAGTTTGGCGCCGCTTGA
- a CDS encoding S10 family peptidase: MRHYALTSLALATVLALGTLPLHAADTDSKDAPKAQADKKDADKADKTASDEQPIPAERAVTTKHSIKINGRTIDYKATAGTMLIRDDKGKPTVSFFYVAYTMDGGKGGKRPVTFFYNGGPGSSSMWLHMGSYGPVRVANEGDKPIPPAPYRTVPNEQSLLDKTDLVFIDAPGTGYSQLVGKAEGKDFYGVDQDADAFSKFVNRYVSQNNRWNSPKFLFGESYGTTRSAVLAKALQEKGMELNGIVLMSSILDFTVAAPGIDHGYIVNLPTEAAIAWYHNKVPNKPADIGTFLAEVRRFASGDYTLALAKGDAIDPAERDRVANQLSKYLGLSPQYIKDANLRIGPSRFRKELMRDDRRTVGRLDGRFEGIDPDAAGETPDGDTASDAITGAYVATFNAYAANELKFTEDRPYLPNNYGVIGKSWDWKRKNSGGWTQATYVGSDLGDAMRRNPHLKVFSANGYYDLATPFYATEFDLSHLGLEPAHLKNISFGFYPSGHMIYLDQKSLEQTKVDLSHFYDDAAP; this comes from the coding sequence ATGCGCCACTACGCACTCACTTCGCTCGCCCTCGCCACCGTGCTGGCCCTGGGCACCCTGCCGCTGCACGCGGCCGACACCGACAGCAAGGACGCGCCCAAGGCGCAGGCCGACAAGAAAGACGCGGACAAGGCCGACAAGACTGCCTCGGATGAGCAGCCCATTCCGGCCGAGCGCGCGGTAACGACCAAGCACAGCATCAAGATCAACGGCCGCACGATCGACTACAAGGCCACCGCGGGCACGATGTTGATCCGCGACGACAAGGGCAAGCCCACGGTGAGCTTCTTCTACGTCGCCTATACGATGGACGGCGGCAAGGGTGGCAAGCGCCCGGTGACGTTCTTCTACAACGGCGGCCCCGGCTCGTCGTCCATGTGGTTGCACATGGGCTCCTATGGCCCGGTGCGCGTGGCCAACGAGGGTGACAAGCCTATTCCGCCGGCGCCGTACCGTACGGTGCCCAACGAACAGAGCCTGCTCGACAAGACCGACCTGGTGTTCATCGATGCGCCGGGCACGGGCTATTCGCAGCTGGTGGGCAAGGCCGAGGGCAAGGACTTCTACGGCGTCGACCAGGATGCCGATGCCTTCAGCAAGTTCGTCAACCGCTACGTGAGCCAGAACAACCGCTGGAACTCGCCCAAGTTCCTGTTTGGCGAGAGCTACGGCACCACGCGCTCCGCCGTGCTGGCGAAGGCCTTGCAGGAAAAAGGCATGGAGCTCAACGGCATCGTGCTGATGTCGTCGATCCTCGACTTCACCGTCGCCGCCCCCGGCATTGATCACGGCTATATCGTAAACCTGCCGACCGAAGCGGCGATCGCCTGGTACCACAACAAGGTGCCGAACAAGCCGGCCGATATCGGCACGTTCCTGGCGGAAGTGCGCCGCTTTGCTTCAGGCGATTACACCTTGGCGCTGGCCAAGGGCGATGCCATCGACCCGGCTGAGCGCGACCGCGTCGCCAACCAGCTGAGCAAGTATCTCGGCCTGTCGCCCCAGTACATCAAGGACGCGAACCTGCGTATCGGCCCCAGCCGTTTCCGCAAGGAACTGATGCGTGACGATCGGCGCACGGTCGGCCGCCTGGACGGCCGTTTCGAAGGCATCGACCCGGATGCCGCCGGCGAGACGCCCGACGGCGATACCGCCAGCGATGCCATCACCGGCGCCTATGTGGCCACGTTCAACGCGTACGCTGCCAACGAGCTGAAGTTCACCGAAGACCGTCCGTACCTTCCCAACAACTACGGGGTGATCGGCAAGAGCTGGGACTGGAAGCGCAAGAACAGCGGCGGCTGGACCCAGGCCACGTACGTGGGTAGCGACCTCGGCGACGCCATGCGCCGCAATCCGCACCTCAAGGTGTTCTCGGCCAACGGTTACTATGACCTCGCCACGCCGTTCTACGCCACCGAGTTCGATCTCTCGCACCTGGGCCTGGAACCGGCGCATCTGAAGAACATCTCGTTCGGCTTCTATCCCTCGGGTCATATGATCTACCTGGACCAGAAGTCGCTTGAACAGACCAAGGTCGACCTGTCCCACTTCTACGACGACGCCGCTCCGTGA